One region of Streptomyces capillispiralis genomic DNA includes:
- a CDS encoding N-6 DNA methylase, whose protein sequence is MQDNATEVTAAGIARLAGVGRAAVSNWRRRHADFPKPVGGTETSPSFALPQVEGWLRRHGKLAEVPLKERVWQQLAGHPAGPVTALTHAGCVLLLIHERSPVWLEVSSGSDERLAALLPGALEQVLTPRLGAAHGSRVNSAPPVNTPLAPSAPSASPTPDALTAPAAPTPAPAPSPPPPAALAIPTAPHLLPSAPLLRGVAELAAESGARQTFEFLLGRHLDANPRQYTLTPADLSGLMAALAGPARTVLDPACGTGALLRSVAPRPGQELYAQDGAPELAALTALRLALHTRATVHAATGDTLRADAHPAVRADAVLCHPPFNERNWGHDALAYDPRWEYGFPARTESELAWVQHALARLRDGGVAVLLMPPAAASRRSGRRIRADLLRRGALRAVVALPAGAAPPYNIPLHLWVLRRPAQAHARPEVLLADAGRFAGDGRGGPDWPGVREAVLDAWRAFDRDGRLGERPGLARSVPVIELLDDDVDLAPARHLPPPAPADGAGRLGDVRERLGETLRLTAGLTPPPVDPARPAAPGRLPLTTVGELARAGALVMRTGGTGGIGGTGGTGGTRGTGGTGGTGGTFGTGGHARVPVLTDHDVLSGTAPSGTLPESGEDVVLTAPGDVVVPVLGGGSVARVVDGATAGAALGRNLVLLRPDPAALDAWFLAGFLRGTANNRQASSYASTATRLDVRRLQLPRIPPAEQRRYGARFRALDEFERALRQAGRLGEQLVRGMYDGLTDGTIAPD, encoded by the coding sequence ATGCAGGACAACGCGACAGAAGTGACCGCCGCCGGGATCGCACGGCTGGCCGGGGTCGGCCGGGCGGCCGTGAGCAACTGGCGCCGCCGCCACGCCGACTTCCCCAAACCGGTGGGCGGCACCGAGACCAGCCCCTCGTTCGCGCTGCCCCAGGTGGAGGGCTGGCTGCGCCGGCACGGCAAGCTCGCCGAGGTCCCTCTCAAGGAGCGTGTCTGGCAGCAGCTCGCCGGCCACCCCGCGGGACCGGTCACCGCCCTCACCCACGCCGGCTGCGTCCTGCTGCTGATCCACGAGCGTTCCCCCGTCTGGCTGGAGGTCAGCTCCGGATCCGACGAGCGGCTCGCCGCGCTGCTGCCCGGGGCGCTGGAGCAGGTGCTCACACCCCGGCTCGGAGCGGCGCACGGCTCACGTGTGAACAGCGCACCCCCTGTGAACACCCCGCTTGCCCCGTCCGCCCCGTCCGCCTCACCCACCCCGGACGCCCTCACCGCTCCCGCCGCCCCAACCCCCGCCCCCGCCCCCTCCCCTCCACCCCCCGCCGCCCTCGCCATCCCCACCGCCCCCCACCTGCTCCCCTCCGCCCCTCTGCTGCGCGGCGTCGCCGAACTCGCCGCCGAGTCGGGCGCCCGGCAGACCTTCGAGTTCCTGCTGGGCCGTCACCTCGACGCCAACCCGCGCCAGTACACGCTCACCCCCGCCGACCTCTCCGGCCTCATGGCCGCCCTCGCCGGCCCGGCCCGCACCGTCCTCGACCCGGCCTGCGGCACCGGCGCCCTGCTGCGCTCCGTCGCCCCCCGCCCCGGCCAGGAGCTCTACGCCCAGGACGGCGCCCCCGAACTCGCCGCGCTCACCGCGCTCCGCCTCGCCCTGCACACCCGTGCCACCGTGCACGCCGCCACCGGCGACACCCTGCGGGCCGACGCCCACCCGGCGGTGCGGGCCGACGCTGTGCTGTGCCACCCGCCGTTCAACGAGCGCAACTGGGGGCACGACGCCCTCGCCTACGACCCGCGCTGGGAGTACGGCTTCCCGGCCCGCACCGAGTCCGAGCTGGCCTGGGTGCAGCACGCGCTCGCCCGGCTGCGGGACGGCGGCGTCGCCGTCCTGCTGATGCCGCCCGCCGCCGCGTCCCGCCGCTCCGGCCGCCGGATCAGGGCCGACCTGCTGCGCCGGGGCGCCCTGCGCGCCGTCGTCGCCCTCCCGGCCGGCGCGGCACCCCCGTACAACATCCCGCTGCACCTGTGGGTGCTGCGGCGGCCCGCACAGGCGCACGCGCGGCCGGAGGTGCTGCTCGCCGACGCCGGGCGGTTCGCCGGCGACGGGCGCGGCGGCCCCGACTGGCCGGGGGTGCGGGAGGCGGTGCTGGACGCGTGGCGCGCCTTCGACCGGGACGGGCGGCTCGGCGAACGGCCCGGACTGGCCCGTTCCGTGCCCGTCATCGAGCTGCTCGACGACGACGTGGACCTCGCCCCGGCCCGCCATCTGCCGCCCCCGGCCCCGGCGGACGGCGCCGGCCGGCTCGGCGACGTACGGGAACGGCTCGGCGAGACGCTGCGCCTGACCGCCGGGCTGACCCCGCCGCCCGTGGACCCCGCGCGGCCCGCCGCCCCCGGCCGTCTGCCCCTCACCACCGTCGGCGAACTCGCGCGCGCGGGCGCCCTGGTGATGCGTACCGGCGGCACCGGCGGAATCGGCGGCACCGGCGGCACCGGTGGAACCAGAGGAACCGGCGGAACCGGCGGCACCGGCGGAACCTTCGGCACCGGCGGCCACGCGCGTGTGCCCGTGCTCACCGACCACGACGTGCTCTCCGGAACGGCCCCCTCCGGGACGCTCCCGGAGAGCGGCGAGGACGTGGTGCTCACCGCACCCGGCGACGTCGTCGTGCCCGTACTCGGCGGAGGCTCCGTCGCGCGGGTCGTCGACGGGGCGACCGCGGGCGCCGCCCTGGGCCGCAACCTGGTGCTGCTGCGCCCCGATCCGGCGGCGCTCGACGCCTGGTTCCTCGCCGGGTTCCTGCGCGGCACCGCCAACAACCGGCAGGCCAGCAGCTACGCGTCCACCGCCACCCGGCTCGACGTCCGACGCCTCCAGCTGCCCCGGATCCCGCCGGCCGAACAGCGGCGCTACGGCGCCCGGTTCCGGGCCCTCGACGAGTTCGAGCGGGCGCTCAGGCAGGCGGGGCGGCTCGGGGAGCAGCTGGTGCGGGGGATGTACGACGGTCTCACCGACGGGACGATCGCTCCCGACTGA
- a CDS encoding serine/threonine-protein kinase, with protein MSTLIGQGGMGQVWTAYDKRLDRRVAVKLLRPDKVAGQEADELRRRFVRECRVTAQVDHPGLVTVHDAGSEGEELFLVMQYVDGADLGDHLAEHDPYPWQWTVAVAAQLCAVLSAVHAVPIVHRDLKPRNVMVKQDGTVTVLDLGVASVMDSDTTRLTHTGSPIGSPAYMAPEQAMGGAVGPYTDLYALGVLMHELLSGDVPFAGSTALGVLHRHLYEPPVPVRRIRPEVPEALEALVLRLLAKDPQHRPDSAQEVYEHLAHLLPARGTPTGAPLDPTRPFLRPHAPWPDRARTPAPQPAPAAPPAPVAGTADVAAAVDEVKRLLGEGRITQAVDILGSILPVAADRHGEHSPVVRTLRKQYAATLLDDGQYRRALPELRRLADERAAEAGQADPQSLRYRYEAAQCLEQLGEPAAALAEYRALLTYYENQYVAAGDPQLAHDVRRRIGHLLLALGDRAAAHDTLARLLHDVERAQGPGHPLAAEIRRTLQWLGQVRG; from the coding sequence CTGTCCACGCTCATCGGACAGGGCGGCATGGGGCAGGTCTGGACGGCCTACGACAAGCGGCTGGACCGGCGCGTGGCGGTGAAGCTGCTGCGCCCGGACAAGGTGGCCGGGCAGGAGGCCGACGAGCTGCGCCGCCGCTTCGTGCGCGAGTGCCGGGTGACCGCGCAGGTCGACCACCCCGGCCTGGTCACCGTGCACGACGCGGGCAGCGAGGGCGAGGAGCTGTTCCTCGTCATGCAGTACGTCGACGGCGCCGACCTCGGTGACCACCTCGCCGAGCACGACCCGTACCCGTGGCAGTGGACGGTGGCGGTGGCCGCGCAGCTGTGCGCCGTGCTGAGCGCCGTGCACGCCGTGCCGATCGTCCACCGCGACCTCAAGCCGCGCAACGTGATGGTGAAGCAGGACGGCACGGTCACCGTGCTCGACCTCGGTGTCGCCTCCGTCATGGACAGCGACACCACCCGCCTGACGCACACCGGCTCGCCCATCGGATCGCCCGCCTACATGGCGCCCGAGCAGGCCATGGGCGGCGCCGTCGGACCGTACACGGACCTGTACGCGCTCGGGGTGCTGATGCACGAGCTGCTCAGCGGCGACGTGCCGTTCGCGGGCTCCACGGCGCTCGGCGTGCTGCACCGGCACCTGTACGAGCCGCCGGTGCCCGTGCGCCGGATCCGCCCGGAGGTCCCCGAGGCGCTGGAGGCCCTGGTGCTGCGCCTGCTCGCCAAGGACCCCCAGCACCGCCCGGACTCCGCGCAGGAGGTCTACGAGCACCTGGCGCACCTGCTCCCCGCGCGAGGAACGCCCACCGGCGCCCCCCTGGACCCCACCCGCCCCTTCCTGCGCCCCCACGCCCCCTGGCCGGACCGCGCCCGCACGCCCGCACCGCAGCCCGCCCCCGCCGCGCCGCCCGCGCCGGTCGCGGGCACGGCCGATGTCGCCGCCGCCGTGGACGAGGTCAAGCGGCTCCTCGGCGAGGGACGCATTACCCAGGCCGTCGACATCCTCGGCTCGATACTGCCCGTCGCCGCCGACCGGCACGGCGAGCACTCCCCGGTCGTGCGGACCCTGCGCAAGCAGTACGCGGCCACCCTCCTGGACGACGGCCAGTACCGGCGCGCCCTGCCGGAACTGCGCCGCCTCGCCGACGAACGCGCCGCCGAGGCCGGACAGGCCGACCCGCAGTCCCTGCGCTACCGCTACGAGGCCGCCCAGTGCCTGGAACAGCTCGGCGAACCGGCGGCGGCGCTGGCCGAGTACCGGGCGCTGCTGACGTACTACGAGAACCAGTACGTGGCCGCCGGCGACCCGCAGCTCGCCCATGACGTCCGCCGCCGCATCGGCCATCTGCTGCTCGCCCTCGGCGACCGCGCGGCCGCGCACGACACCCTGGCCCGGCTGCTGCACGACGTGGAGCGCGCCCAGGGCCCGGGACACCCGCTCGCCGCCGAGATCCGCCGCACCCTGCAGTGGCTGGGACAGGTGCGCGGATAG